Proteins from a genomic interval of Polyodon spathula isolate WHYD16114869_AA chromosome 1, ASM1765450v1, whole genome shotgun sequence:
- the LOC121316766 gene encoding mesoderm induction early response protein 3-like, whose product MAEASFGSSSPVGSLSSEDHDFDPTAEMLVHEYDDERTLEEEELMEGERNFSAEIEGLQKEGTMPIEELLAIYRYEASVSTVAGSSVGSSPGELTDELPDMTLDKEEIAKDLLSGDDEETQSSADDLTPSVTSHETTDFFPRTLRSNAIYDCDRESEGEDDGVNPSEDSRKEIMVGSQYQAEIPPHLCKYTDDEKPYEDDDQLLWSPTVLLESEVKDFLHEASLRVVDGKTQGTAEGPQVRDNEQALYKLLKCNYNVHEALERYRRDGKSLKAEMLPWTEEECRNFEHALQIYDKNFHLVQKHKVTTRTVAECVAFYYVWKKSERFDYFVQQNRFGKKKYSSYPGVTDLMDRLVDEAEGLGVDGSSVCSSSGRMEPIPDQQLSILNSITASDLTALTNTVATVCNSADVNCLESYTFSPLDSLHRGPLNHVPVVNEEPLNFTTNSDTDCLNLLDAGFYHSDLNQISVCTEDCERPAKRLKIGLSEPFINDVSVNNLGVDFENHTHHMTSAKMAVSVADFGSLSSNDSNRFMNSHTLHQHAAVQSE is encoded by the exons ATGGCCGAG GCTTCCTTTGGAAGTTCAAGCCCAG TCGGCTCGTTGTCCTCTGAGGATCACGATTTTGATCCAACAGCAGAAATGTTAGTGCATGAGTATGATGATGAGCGAACCCTTGAGGAGGAGGAACtgatggagggagagagaaacTTCAGTGCAGAAATCGAAGGGCTACAAAAG GAAGGTACCATGCCCATAGAGGAGCTGCTGGCCATTTATCGATATGAAGCGTCTGTCAGTACTGTTGCAGGCTCAAGTGTGGGTAGCTCTCCAGGGGAACTGACCGATGAGCTACCTGATATGACTTTAGACAAG GAGGAAATAGCTAAAGACCTCTTATCTGGTGATGATGAAGAAACACAGTCCTCAGCTGATGATTTGACCCCATCGGTTACTTCACATGAAACAACGGATTTCTTCCCTCGGACTCTAAGAT CAAATGCTATATATGATTGTGATAGAGAGTCAGAGGGGGAAGATGATGGTGTAAATCCCTCTGAAGACTCAAGAAAG gaaataatggTAGGCTCTCAGTACCAAGCAGAAATTCCCCCCCATCTGTGCAAGTATACTGATGATGAAAAGC CATATGAAGACGATGATCAACTCCTTTGGAGCCCAACTGTTCTGCTTGAGAGTGAGGTTAAAGACTTCCTGCATGAGGCATCACTGCGGGTAGTAGATGGAAAGACACAGGGAACAGCAGAAGGACCTCAAGTTAGAGACAATGAGCAA gcATTGTACAAACTGTTGAAGTGTAACTATAATGTCCATGAAGCACTTGAAAGGTACCGCAGGGATGGAAAGTCTTTGAAAG CTGAAATGCTCCCATGGACAGAAGAAGAATGCAGAAATTTTGAACACGCACTTCAGATCTACGACAAGAATTTCCACCTTGTACAAAAACATAAg gttacaacAAGAACTGTTGCTGAATGTGtagccttttattatgtgtggAAAAAGTCGGAACGTTTTGATTACTTTGTCCAGCAAAATAgatttggaaagaaaaaatacagcagcTACCCTGGTGTGAC GGACTTAATGGATCGGCTTGTTGATGAAGCTGAAGGGTTAGGAGTAGACGGTTCTTCAGTATGTTCAAGCAGCGGCAGAATGGAGCCCATTCCTGACCAACAACTCAGCATACTGAATTCAATCACTGCTAGTGATTTGACGG CACTGACCAATACTGTGGCCACAGTCTGCAACTCGGCAGATGTAAACTGTTTGGAATCCTATACTTTCTCCCCACTGGACAGCTTGCACAGAGGACCACTGAACCATGTGCCTGTTGTGAATGAAGAGCCCCTAAACTTTACTACTAATAGCGATACTGACTGTCTGAATTTATTAGATGCTGGATTCTACCACTCAGATTTGAACCAGATCAGTGTGTGCACCGAGGACTGCGAAAGGCCTGCAAAGAGATTAAAAATCGGTCTTTCCGAACCATTTATCAATGACGTTTCTGTAAATAATCTTGGTGTGGACTTTGAGAACCACACACATCACATGACAAGTGCCAAGATGGCTGTGTCGGTGGCAGACTTTGGTAGCTTGTCCTCAAATGACTCTAATAGATTCATGAACTCCCACACACTACATCAACATGCAGCTGTCCAATCTGAGTGA